From the Comamonas odontotermitis genome, one window contains:
- a CDS encoding YeiH family protein, with protein sequence MSQATSSLSPAGSHSWLSAGKQLVPGLLLCGAITWVASDLAALPWFSSKGLSALTIAIVIGMLIGNTVYGWVQAPADAGVGLSKQKLLRLGIILYGLRLTFQDIGALGIHGVLIDAIVLTSTFVLAQWLGKRWLGLDPRTAILVGAGSSICGAAAVLATAPVAKARADDVAVAVATVVVFGTIGTFLYPAFYQWNLTAQWLPLPESTYGLWVGSTVHEVAQVVAAGEAISSSAADMAVVAKMVRVMMLAPFLIILSAWLARHESVAPAAPGKPSIGSTADTEKKPLLARITIPWFALGFIAVAGIHSLGIIPQAALTAGVQLDNVLLTMAMAALGLTTHVRAVKAAGVKPLLLALILFVWLVGAGLALNSWL encoded by the coding sequence ATGTCACAAGCCACTTCCTCCCTCTCCCCAGCCGGCAGCCATTCGTGGTTGTCCGCCGGCAAACAACTGGTTCCCGGCCTGCTGCTGTGTGGAGCCATCACCTGGGTTGCCAGCGACCTTGCAGCCCTGCCCTGGTTCAGCAGCAAGGGCCTGTCTGCACTCACGATCGCCATCGTGATCGGCATGCTGATCGGTAACACCGTCTATGGCTGGGTACAGGCGCCCGCCGATGCTGGCGTAGGTCTTTCCAAACAGAAACTGCTGCGCCTGGGCATCATCCTCTACGGGCTGCGGCTGACATTTCAGGACATTGGCGCGCTGGGCATCCATGGCGTGCTCATCGACGCCATCGTGCTGACCAGCACCTTTGTCCTGGCCCAATGGCTGGGCAAGCGCTGGCTGGGACTGGATCCACGCACGGCCATACTCGTGGGCGCGGGCAGCTCAATCTGTGGCGCTGCCGCTGTTCTGGCCACGGCCCCCGTGGCCAAGGCGCGTGCCGACGATGTGGCGGTTGCCGTTGCCACCGTGGTGGTGTTCGGCACCATTGGCACCTTTCTCTACCCTGCCTTTTACCAATGGAACCTGACGGCGCAATGGTTGCCATTGCCTGAATCCACCTATGGTCTGTGGGTAGGCTCTACGGTACACGAGGTTGCGCAGGTGGTGGCTGCAGGCGAAGCCATCAGCAGCAGCGCTGCGGACATGGCCGTGGTGGCCAAGATGGTACGGGTGATGATGCTGGCACCGTTTCTCATCATCCTGTCAGCCTGGCTGGCCCGGCACGAGTCGGTAGCGCCAGCAGCACCAGGCAAACCCAGCATCGGCAGCACTGCAGATACCGAGAAAAAACCATTGCTGGCGCGCATCACCATTCCCTGGTTTGCTCTGGGATTCATAGCGGTTGCAGGAATCCATTCGCTGGGCATCATCCCACAGGCGGCGCTCACCGCAGGTGTCCAGCTGGACAACGTTCTGCTCACCATGGCCATGGCGGCTCTGGGGCTCACCACCCATGTGCGCGCCGTCAAGGCGGCGGGTGTCAAGCCGCTGCTGCTGGCCCTCATCCTGTTTGTCTGGCTGGTGGGCGCAGGCCTGGCACTCAACAGCTGGCTGTAG
- a CDS encoding O-acetylhomoserine aminocarboxypropyltransferase/cysteine synthase family protein yields the protein MRIETLAVHAGYSPDPTTKAVAVPIYQTVAYAFDSAQHGADLFDLKVPGNIYTRIMNPTTDVLEKRVAALEGGIAALAVASGMAAITAAIQTLAEAGDNIISASTLYGGTYNLFAHTFPQQGIEVRFADPRDPASFDKLIDDKTKAVFIESIGNPLGNVTDIRALADVAHKHGVPLIVDNTVPSPYLLRPFEFGADIVVHSLTKYLGGHGTSVGGAIVDSGKFPWAEHKARFKRLNEPDVSYHGVVYTEALGPAAFIGRARVVPLRNMGAAISPQNAFQILQGIETLALRMDRICENTQKIAEALQNHPKVEWVRYAGLKDHPDHAIVQKQSGGRASGILSFSLKGDEGRAAGARFLDALQLFTRLVNIGDAKSLATHPASTTHRQLDAAELAKAGVTEGMVRLSVGIEHIDDLLADLQQALAQV from the coding sequence ATGCGCATTGAAACCCTTGCCGTCCACGCCGGCTATTCGCCCGATCCCACGACCAAGGCTGTGGCCGTGCCCATTTACCAGACGGTAGCCTACGCGTTCGACAGTGCCCAGCATGGCGCCGACCTGTTCGACCTGAAGGTTCCAGGCAATATCTACACCCGCATCATGAATCCGACCACCGACGTGCTGGAAAAGCGCGTGGCGGCCTTGGAAGGCGGCATTGCCGCACTGGCCGTGGCATCGGGCATGGCGGCCATCACCGCCGCCATCCAGACGCTGGCCGAGGCGGGCGACAACATCATCAGCGCCAGCACGCTCTATGGCGGCACCTACAACCTGTTCGCACACACGTTCCCGCAGCAGGGCATTGAAGTGCGCTTTGCCGACCCGCGCGATCCCGCCAGCTTTGACAAGTTGATCGACGACAAGACCAAAGCCGTCTTCATCGAATCCATCGGCAACCCGCTGGGCAATGTGACCGATATTCGCGCTCTGGCCGATGTGGCCCACAAGCATGGCGTACCACTGATCGTGGACAACACCGTACCCTCCCCCTATCTGTTGCGGCCATTTGAATTTGGCGCCGACATCGTCGTGCACTCGCTCACCAAGTACCTGGGCGGCCATGGCACCAGCGTGGGTGGCGCCATCGTGGACAGCGGCAAGTTCCCCTGGGCAGAGCACAAGGCTCGCTTCAAGCGCCTGAACGAGCCAGACGTGAGCTACCACGGCGTGGTCTATACCGAGGCCCTGGGCCCTGCGGCCTTCATCGGTCGCGCCCGCGTGGTGCCGCTGCGCAATATGGGGGCAGCCATCTCGCCGCAGAATGCCTTCCAGATCCTGCAGGGCATCGAAACCCTGGCACTGCGCATGGACCGCATCTGCGAGAACACCCAGAAAATTGCCGAGGCCCTGCAAAACCATCCCAAGGTGGAATGGGTGCGCTACGCAGGCCTGAAAGACCATCCGGACCACGCCATCGTGCAGAAGCAATCGGGTGGCCGCGCCTCGGGCATTCTGTCATTCAGCCTCAAGGGCGATGAGGGACGAGCCGCCGGTGCGCGCTTTCTCGATGCGCTGCAACTGTTCACCCGCCTCGTGAACATCGGCGATGCCAAATCGCTGGCCACGCACCCCGCATCTACGACCCACCGACAGCTTGACGCGGCTGAACTGGCCAAGGCTGGCGTGACCGAAGGTATGGTGCGCCTGTCAGTCGGCATCGAACATATCGACGACCTGCTGGCTGATCTGCAGCAGGCGCTCGCCCAAGTTTAA
- a CDS encoding OmpW/AlkL family protein yields MKKAMMAALAVCALTAGTAMAQQAEGPWMVRVRAVNLDSANKDSTGLGLSINDKTIPELDVSYFFTPNIAAELVLTYPQKHDLRSNGAKIGSLKHLPPTLLAQYHFTGMGAFKPYVGAGINYTRFSNVRFDPAVQAALDPSIKKNSFGPAMQVGFDYMLDKNWSINFDVKKVYIKTDVSSTGKKVGSFKVDPWLVGVGVGYRF; encoded by the coding sequence ATGAAGAAAGCAATGATGGCAGCGTTGGCTGTTTGTGCGCTGACGGCCGGCACGGCCATGGCGCAGCAGGCTGAAGGGCCCTGGATGGTGCGCGTGCGTGCCGTCAATCTGGACAGCGCCAACAAGGACTCCACCGGGCTTGGCCTGTCGATCAATGACAAGACCATTCCTGAGTTGGATGTGTCTTACTTCTTCACTCCCAATATCGCAGCAGAGCTGGTGCTGACATACCCACAGAAGCATGATCTGCGCTCCAACGGCGCAAAGATCGGTTCGCTCAAGCACCTGCCTCCTACACTGCTGGCGCAGTATCACTTCACCGGCATGGGCGCGTTCAAGCCTTATGTGGGCGCGGGTATCAACTACACGCGCTTTTCGAATGTGCGCTTTGACCCCGCCGTACAGGCGGCGCTCGATCCGTCGATCAAGAAGAACAGTTTTGGCCCTGCCATGCAGGTGGGCTTTGACTACATGCTCGACAAGAACTGGTCGATCAACTTTGATGTGAAAAAGGTCTACATCAAGACCGATGTCAGCTCGACTGGCAAAAAGGTTGGCTCGTTCAAGGTGGATCCCTGGCTCGTGGGTGTGGGCGTAGGCTATCGCTTCTGA
- a CDS encoding DUF808 domain-containing protein: MAGAGLLMLLDDIATLLDDVALMTKTSAGKSTAILDDVATQTKVAVQKTAGVLGDDLALNAEQVTGVKANRELPVVWAVAKGSLWNKAILVPAALLISAFAPWLITPLLMVGGAFLCFEGVEKILDIFHKQKKHDVKTVLADSAEAQKTGVAPSSVRAAHEKQMDPQEYEKQKVKGAVRTDFILSAEIMAIALGTVSTKPIWEQAAVLVTVAIAITVFVYGLVAGIVRMDDVGSWLMAKKSAAAQAFGRGMIAFTPWLMRGLSIVGTAAMFMVGGSLLVHGIGPIEHWIKDSIEPLGGVAAVVGPTLVHMVVGAIIGGVVVLCMEGWHKLRGH, from the coding sequence ATGGCTGGTGCTGGACTATTGATGCTGCTGGACGATATCGCCACGCTGCTGGACGATGTCGCCCTGATGACGAAAACGTCAGCGGGCAAGAGCACGGCCATCCTCGATGACGTGGCCACGCAGACCAAAGTAGCCGTGCAAAAAACGGCGGGTGTGTTGGGGGACGATCTGGCGCTCAATGCCGAGCAGGTGACCGGCGTCAAGGCAAACCGCGAACTGCCCGTGGTGTGGGCCGTAGCCAAGGGCTCCCTGTGGAACAAGGCCATTCTGGTACCGGCAGCATTGCTGATCAGTGCCTTTGCGCCATGGCTGATCACACCGCTCTTGATGGTCGGTGGGGCTTTCCTGTGTTTTGAAGGTGTCGAGAAAATTCTGGACATCTTCCACAAGCAGAAAAAACACGATGTGAAGACGGTGCTGGCCGATTCTGCCGAGGCGCAGAAGACCGGTGTTGCACCTTCGTCCGTGCGTGCTGCGCACGAAAAGCAGATGGACCCGCAGGAGTATGAGAAGCAGAAGGTCAAGGGCGCGGTCCGCACTGACTTCATTCTGTCTGCAGAGATCATGGCCATCGCATTGGGCACGGTGTCGACCAAACCCATCTGGGAGCAGGCTGCCGTATTGGTCACCGTGGCGATTGCCATCACCGTGTTTGTCTATGGCCTGGTGGCCGGCATCGTGCGGATGGACGATGTGGGTAGCTGGCTGATGGCCAAGAAGAGCGCTGCAGCGCAGGCCTTTGGCCGCGGCATGATCGCGTTCACGCCGTGGCTGATGCGCGGGCTGTCCATTGTCGGCACGGCTGCCATGTTCATGGTGGGTGGCAGCCTGCTGGTGCATGGTATCGGCCCGATCGAGCACTGGATCAAGGACAGCATCGAACCATTGGGTGGGGTCGCCGCAGTTGTCGGTCCTACCTTGGTGCATATGGTGGTTGGCGCCATCATTGGCGGCGTGGTGGTGCTGTGCATGGAGGGGTGGCACAAGCTGCGCGGTCACTGA
- a CDS encoding D-(-)-3-hydroxybutyrate oligomer hydrolase — protein MDRTRCTGALCRSMRWTMTALAGAALAACGGGGGSSARNELPQGITEISQTSYPATTAGAGSTAAMQDLLTGGLGKTGLGAAAAPAYADPANPTVAELRRNALFSNYRGILDYTAGGGYGSLYGPNITADGAVTTGEGLIPGSEYLAVLDNGTGRKQTVIAVMVPDSFSASKPCLVLGPSSGSRGVYGAIGTAGEWGLKKGCAVALTDAGKGVGLHNLADDTVNKVDGSRAARKDAGALSFFAANLTDAARAAYNVAFPNRIAIKHAHSQQNPEKDWGGDTLAAGHYAMYVLNAKYGTKDDPVPFDRNNTVVIAGSASNGGAAVLRAAELDGDGFVDGVVASEPVTQIPAGKPIYVRQGTESDNVTSYNMGGTALAEYTTWGNLYQPCAALADAAALSETSIFNYIGLAAMKTRAEARCEGLAAKGLVTGATTAERAADALSKLHAKGWTKEHDQMHNAHYGLGNGPILSAMYTMAYGRFGADANLCNTSFAAASATGEVMAATPAALAQSAAVANGTANGSPATVVYNDSVGGARSWLMTVSPSTGKADLGLDNALCQYALASGQDPVTGKSLSAASVPTQAQSDAVRAGMQEVKVTGNLRGKPTIIVAGRSDALIPVNVNARAYTALNGGVEGAQSKLRYIEVTNAQHFDAFLPFAGFDTRFVPLHTYFNQAMDAVWANVTKGTALPASQVVRTTPRGGTPGAANPIAASNVPPLKATPGAGDTITVTGSIPMVTLPN, from the coding sequence ATGGACCGAACAAGGTGCACGGGCGCATTGTGCCGCAGCATGCGCTGGACGATGACTGCATTGGCGGGCGCTGCGCTGGCAGCGTGTGGTGGAGGTGGTGGTTCATCGGCCAGGAATGAATTGCCGCAGGGCATCACGGAAATCAGCCAGACAAGCTATCCGGCCACCACGGCAGGGGCCGGCAGCACCGCAGCGATGCAGGACCTGCTGACGGGCGGCCTCGGCAAGACCGGGCTGGGTGCGGCTGCAGCGCCCGCATATGCCGACCCGGCCAATCCGACGGTGGCGGAGCTGCGGCGCAATGCCCTGTTCTCCAACTACCGGGGAATTCTGGATTACACCGCAGGCGGTGGTTATGGCTCCTTGTATGGCCCCAACATTACCGCAGACGGTGCGGTGACAACCGGTGAAGGTCTGATCCCTGGCAGTGAATACCTGGCGGTGCTGGACAACGGAACTGGCCGCAAGCAGACTGTGATTGCGGTGATGGTGCCTGACAGCTTCAGTGCATCCAAACCCTGCCTGGTGCTGGGTCCTTCGTCTGGTTCGCGCGGCGTCTATGGCGCCATTGGCACGGCCGGTGAGTGGGGTTTGAAGAAGGGCTGCGCCGTGGCGCTGACCGATGCAGGCAAGGGTGTGGGACTGCACAATCTGGCCGACGACACGGTGAACAAGGTCGATGGCTCCCGCGCTGCACGCAAGGATGCCGGTGCCTTGTCCTTCTTCGCGGCCAACCTGACCGATGCCGCGCGTGCCGCGTACAACGTGGCCTTTCCCAACCGCATCGCCATCAAGCATGCGCATTCGCAGCAGAATCCCGAGAAGGACTGGGGCGGCGATACGCTGGCGGCTGGCCATTACGCGATGTACGTGCTCAATGCCAAGTACGGCACCAAGGATGATCCTGTGCCTTTCGACAGGAACAACACGGTAGTGATTGCGGGTTCTGCATCCAATGGTGGCGCAGCAGTCCTCAGGGCGGCAGAGTTGGACGGCGACGGTTTTGTGGACGGAGTCGTTGCAAGCGAGCCGGTGACGCAGATCCCGGCAGGAAAGCCCATCTATGTGAGGCAAGGCACGGAGAGCGACAACGTCACGTCATACAACATGGGTGGAACCGCGCTGGCCGAGTACACCACCTGGGGCAATCTCTACCAGCCTTGCGCCGCCCTGGCTGACGCCGCAGCACTCTCGGAGACATCAATCTTCAACTACATCGGCCTTGCGGCGATGAAGACGCGGGCCGAAGCGCGCTGCGAAGGGCTGGCTGCCAAAGGCCTGGTGACAGGCGCTACCACGGCAGAACGCGCGGCAGACGCCTTGAGCAAACTGCACGCCAAGGGCTGGACCAAAGAGCATGACCAGATGCACAACGCCCACTATGGGCTGGGCAATGGTCCGATACTTTCTGCCATGTACACCATGGCGTACGGGCGCTTCGGTGCAGATGCCAATCTGTGCAACACCAGCTTTGCAGCTGCCAGTGCAACCGGCGAGGTGATGGCTGCCACGCCTGCAGCACTGGCGCAGAGTGCGGCGGTGGCCAACGGCACAGCCAATGGCTCGCCTGCGACCGTGGTGTACAACGATTCGGTCGGGGGGGCCCGTTCATGGCTGATGACGGTGTCGCCGTCGACCGGCAAGGCGGACCTGGGGCTGGACAACGCACTGTGCCAATATGCTCTTGCATCAGGGCAAGATCCGGTGACAGGCAAGTCCCTGTCTGCTGCCAGTGTGCCCACTCAAGCCCAAAGCGATGCGGTGCGTGCAGGCATGCAGGAAGTGAAAGTGACCGGCAATTTGCGCGGCAAGCCCACCATCATCGTGGCAGGGCGCAGCGATGCGCTGATTCCGGTGAATGTGAATGCGCGCGCCTACACAGCGTTGAACGGTGGTGTCGAAGGGGCGCAGAGCAAGCTGCGCTACATCGAAGTGACGAATGCCCAGCACTTTGATGCCTTCCTGCCGTTTGCGGGGTTTGATACGCGGTTTGTGCCACTGCATACCTACTTCAACCAGGCCATGGATGCCGTGTGGGCCAACGTGACCAAGGGTACCGCTTTGCCTGCCAGCCAGGTGGTGCGTACCACGCCGCGAGGCGGTACACCTGGTGCAGCCAATCCGATTGCTGCAAGCAATGTACCGCCTCTCAAGGCCACGCCGGGGGCAGGGGACACGATCACAGTGACGGGATCGATCCCCATGGTGACCTTGCCGAACTGA
- a CDS encoding GGDEF domain-containing response regulator: MSTVNLPTVLIVDDERINRTALAELLKDECRVVLAKDGVSALQRVAEEQVSLILLDASMPDMDGYEVLRRLKSNEKTANIGVIFVTGQIEEAHEERGLLLGALDYIAKPVRPLLVKARVRNHLELARQREELERLSLQDALTGISNRRAFNQAFMRACGNTVRNGTPLGLAMIDVDYFKRFNDLYGHGAGDDVLRRVAQTLGKAAQRPYDMIARYGGEEFVLMLPSSIALQLVLNRLCEAVQALAIPHEQSEVSPMLTISCGGVVAGHDSARRPEQLLERCDEILYQAKNAGRNRAIVHDLH, from the coding sequence ATGAGTACGGTCAACCTGCCCACGGTGTTGATCGTGGATGATGAGCGTATCAATCGCACGGCGCTTGCCGAACTGCTCAAGGACGAATGCCGGGTAGTCTTGGCCAAGGACGGCGTCTCCGCGCTGCAGCGCGTGGCGGAGGAACAGGTCAGCCTGATCCTGCTCGATGCCTCAATGCCTGATATGGACGGATACGAGGTATTGCGACGCCTCAAATCCAATGAAAAGACCGCCAACATCGGTGTGATCTTCGTGACTGGCCAGATCGAGGAGGCGCATGAGGAGCGCGGCCTGCTACTGGGAGCGCTGGACTACATCGCCAAGCCTGTGCGGCCGCTCCTGGTCAAGGCGCGCGTGCGAAACCACCTGGAACTGGCCCGCCAACGCGAAGAGCTGGAGCGCCTGTCCTTGCAGGACGCGCTGACAGGCATCAGCAACCGTCGCGCTTTCAACCAGGCTTTCATGCGGGCCTGCGGCAATACGGTGCGCAATGGCACGCCGCTGGGTCTGGCGATGATCGACGTGGACTATTTCAAGCGCTTCAACGACCTCTATGGCCATGGTGCCGGTGACGACGTGCTGCGCCGCGTGGCGCAGACCCTGGGCAAGGCGGCGCAGCGGCCTTATGACATGATCGCGCGCTACGGCGGGGAGGAGTTCGTGCTGATGCTGCCTTCCAGCATTGCGTTGCAGTTGGTGCTGAACCGGCTGTGTGAGGCCGTACAGGCGCTGGCCATTCCCCATGAGCAGTCGGAGGTCAGTCCCATGCTCACCATCAGTTGCGGTGGAGTGGTGGCCGGGCATGACAGCGCCAGGCGGCCCGAGCAATTGCTTGAACGCTGCGATGAAATCCTCTATCAGGCCAAGAATGCAGGCCGCAACCGAGCCATCGTCCACGACCTCCATTGA